In Pempheris klunzingeri isolate RE-2024b chromosome 5, fPemKlu1.hap1, whole genome shotgun sequence, the DNA window ACTGGTCTTTGTCTGATTCAACCTCTTAATgtgtaaatacaaacaaaacaacaacctcAATTCTCTGTATTTATGAGGGAAATGGAACAATAAATGTCAACGATTTCTTCCTCACAAAACGAAAAAGCAATTAAATCTACGAATGTATGCAATATCTTTAAAGTTTTTAAGTGGACTTCTTATCTAATCTATTCATTTTAAGTTAGATTTGTTACATCTTGGTTGtccttttttgtttaacagAGTTTGATCTTTATGCGTGACTGATGTTCTCctattctttgtattttgacTATTTCAAATAAAGATTTCTATTTAGATAGAAATCAATCAGTGTTTTGGGGAATATGTCTCATTGAATGAAGAGATATTCTCCTGATATTTTTCTAAATCTCAAATGGAATTTGCCAAATTAAGTCACCTGCAGATTAACTTGTGTTTGGACAATCGTTTTATTTCAATTAATATTGTCATATTAAACCTAAAAGTTCAAGCTTATGTGAGCTAATGATTGTAATActttataaaacacaaacaactaatgacttaattaattaaaatctgATTTGAACTATGTTTTTGCAAATCAAATCACTATTTAAAATCTTTAAGGAATTTAAATTTGACTACTTACTAGATTACTGACTGTCGACTGTTTGTTAATCTCCAATGTGAAGCTGCCATCATACTGAATGGTGCCAAACGAGTGTACAACACTTATATGAACAGCGACACAAATGAACACTTGTCAAAGGTTGTTTTTCATCATGTCTGACTGGAGACATATACTTCCCTGTTCCTTTCTTTTAAACTGCAGGGGGAAGATGATGAGAGATTGATTCAGATTACACATGGCTGCAGGAGATCGAGGAGGCCGCAGGTGgtaaaaaaacaagaggaggtAGAGAATATAATGAGCGGAGAAATAGGATGAGGGAAAATTGGATTGCACTGGCAGCCGGCAGGAGGGCAGAACAGGCCACCTAGGGACGGCTATAAGGAGGATAATATAAGATTCAGCAGGATGAAAGAAACAGAGATGTGCCTGGACTGAAATGTGAAGGAAAGTCCAATAGGATGAAACTGAAAGTAAAGCCCAGGATGTTAATGATatagaacagaaaaaaagcacaagatTTACTCCTGATGCTTCCCAATGACGCATCTTTGTAGCGGACTCAGAGAAGTTGGGTGAACTTGGTTCTCTGGCGGAGAGTCTATTTTTCACCACAAAAACTCATTTAGGGTTTGGCTCCATCTGCAGCCAGGCCATCTGTTTTATTCTGGCGCCCACAAACACCTGAAGGGGCCTCGTACAGAGAGGAGCCTGCTGCACAAATGACACCTGTAACTCTCTGAGAGCCGAGGAGAAGAGACAATCACATCCTTCATACGCTGCCTGTTTGCACTTTGTTATTCTGTCTCTCCACAGAGTCATTTCACTGTTATGATGCGTTATGTTCATCCCAGAAAAGGGataaaggaaaaaggaaaagggaagtGTCCTCTGTTGCTCATTGAaggttccttttttttttgttacggGGAGTCTAAGAgtctatttatgttttttaatgttggcatgccacattatttttctttagatATGtcttatattatcattattacagtTCTCACCTGGctgacagacggacggacggacagattgtttgactttgtgatTTGAGGCTTTATAGATAAACTGACTCGACATAAATGGTGTGATTCACAAAAAGCAAGATGCCTACTCAAGTAAATGTCACTGTTCATCTCTTAACAGCacaaaaacctttgaaaaaCTCAGTGATGATATCTTAAAAAtgagataattaataatataattaattaatagttAATTAGTTAATAGGTCAAGTTATCTTATTAAGTTAACTGAAATATATTATGTCAAATATTCTAAATGAtgctgtaataataatgtaatcatGAAGCTACAAGTGGAGTTATAATATTCAAATGATATTCACTGGCCTCGTACTGTACAACTCTTACAAAGTGAATATTAGCAGGTGTTGAAATAATGTGATTCTATAATTGTTTTCAGACAATTCACAACAATTTCTTTGAGGTTTTGTTAAAATTTCAAACCAAGAATTTGGACATTTTGCTACTTTAAATCAAATACCTGTTACAAAGAGCTCTCTTGGCTCCTTAGCTGATCAATAGGTGTAAGTTTGTGtaccagcagatggcagcaaaCAACATCAGACAAAAGAGCCATCATTGATCGCAgccaataacacacacattctgtataTAAAACTCTTTCTGCAGTAAGTTAACAATGTCAGCAGAATcctttttcacctttttcattacataaaaagaataattcaaCTGTCTGACACGGAGCTGCAGATCTTAGTGAGAAGCTATTTCAGACTATTCAGGCTAAATTAGCTCTGCTTGATTAAAGGAAGTCATGACTCATGTTAAAggactttattttgtttgagtgtgttctCACACTTTCAGATGTGAGGTGAAATCATTACTTTTACATCAACCTCCGCCAACCGCAGAATTACACGACAAGACAACCTAATGAGCCATTGAGACATTTCCtccttgatttttttcctctcataatCTTTGTGATTGTGTTTAATTTTGGATCTAAGCAAACGCAGCACTGAACTAATCCTCTTTCCTTTCCAGCTATCGATTGATCGAGTGCGTGCTAATCAGGCTGAATTGTTTCACCTCATTATTCTGTTTTAAAACTATTGTCAAGACCCGTGTATCAAAATGTTTGTCTGAACTAAGAAAAAGAGCACGGTGAGGAGAGTCAGGTGCAACGTTTTGAGGCTTAGATTCAGCGAAGTTACCCTTTAGGTGCTGTAAAAGAAAACAAGGTAGCAGCCAAGTGGGAACAATTTTATATACAGATCTTGAGTTTAGGAAAACGAACATAAGTATAAAGGCTCTGAACGGTACAGATCTGTCATTTTAATACATCGCATTGAAAACATAGAGTGGATCTCTGAACAACCCAAGAAAATATGGATTGCTTTGAAtcccagaaacacacatttcccaGAAGTAGTTCAAAATGAACTTGGAGCCACTGCATCCAAAATCAATAGAGTACATAGAGATGGTGATTCAGAAACATCCCCTGTTACTTGTTAAACTGACTTACAGGCTGCGTGGTCCATAAACTGATAGTTCTTATGATGAGCCATTCTTTCTGACTGGCAGTGACGACTATTCGCACGCACTCGATGTCGAAGCCGATCTTGTGGTCCACATTGTTAACCTCAATGCTTCCACCTTTAAACTCTCCTAATGTGATGTACGACGCGCACTGCCTTCCCTGCTTAGTTTCCACAGACTTCTGTCCTACTTCCAGAGCTCCGTGGTGAAGAATGTCAttttgtctgtcctctgtgcccGTCACAATTTTAATTCTGCTGATTTTAGCTGATTTATTAAAGATTATGACAAAGAAGTCTCCGGTGCACGGAGGCTTCCCCCAGAAATATTCATCAACGATGCTGCTGTAAGCCTTGGTGGCGTCATAGTACTCAAAGACATTGATGTTGGTGTAAAGGCTCGCAGGAGGGTTGTCAGGAATGTCTAAGGAGTCTTCCTCAAAGTCGTCGTCCTTCAGCTTGTTCTCTGCTCCTTTGTAGGAGGAGTAGTAGCCCATGTGCTGGAACAGCGAGGGCTTGAAGCGGATCACGTCCTTCTGGGCCAGCAGACCCCTGAAGTGGATGAGTAGCCAGTCGCAGGGCATTTCCTGGTAGAACATGAGGAGGAAATGAGCCAGACGCGGCAGGTCTCTAGAGTGGTACAGCTTCCCGATGTAGCCCAGCTTGGAGAACTCTAGCATCACCCAGTAGGAACCTTCTCTGGAGGTGATCACCTTCTTCAGCGCCGTCAGGAAGTTCCTGGAGCAGCGCACATCATCCTCTAACATCATGTAGAAGTGAGAGAGGTTTGTGCAGAAGTTGAGGAGAAAAGCATAATCCACGTTCTGCTTAGAGCGAAAACGGACGCGATCCTCCGGGTCGTTGTAGTTCCTTTTTAAACCATCCAAAGATGGATAGTACTCCTCTGGAGTGTGGATCACCAGGAGGCGTCCGGATATGATGTGGTGGGCAAACTTCCTGGTGATTTCCTGCACCAGGTTCTCACACCAGACCAGGTCAAAGTCTGCCAGGTGGACCACAACCACAATCTCTTTCAATTCCTCATAACTGGACTGATCAAAGATGGATTTAATCGTCTCCAGAAGGTAGTTCCCCTTTTTCCTCTTGACAGATGACAGACCAATGGTAAGATACTCTGTGAACAGAAATAACTTCATTCAAGTCACTTCATTATAGAACAAAATCCTAAAATAGTTCTCATTACTCGTGATTAAATAGGTTGAGGCCTCAGAAACGAACACTATCAAAGCAGCATCACATCGGTAGAAACACCTACTTTTGCGTGGCAAAGGAATTCCAGCCAGGTAGCGATACGTCACATTAATAGTCCCAGAGAAGTTAGATAGATCTCTGAAGGTGTGGACGTATCTCGCAGAGTTTGCAGGCTGCATCAGTGTCTCTCCCAGCTGCCTTTTTTCAGCCTCCTAAAATtacaaacacagtaacacagtgagtaaaagtaaaaagagcGATAACTGGACAGAAGCCCTCAAAGATCATCATCACTGTGTTTTGGCGACCAAGTATCGACCTCTCAAAGAGAAACCTCACCAGCACAAATCCATCATCCACGTAAAGgttgaaaaacagcagaaaggtGATGAGGAAGCCGAGGAAGGGGAACATGGATCGTTTCCTGAAACACCTCATCTTGTCCACAAACTTCCACATTAGCTTTAGGATCACACCTCGCACTGCAGGGAGTCAAAGATAAAACAGAAAGTCGGCCATCAAAAGCGAATAAAGATTTATGAGAGCGTGGACACATGGCTAGCtacacatttctttaatttaatcCTTGTGGACATTTGGGTAATAACATTGATATTAAGTCAAAGGCTGCTGTGAATGGAATGACAAAGAGCACATCACTTGCTTTAATCAAAAGGGATGAATCAGGATTGCCTCCCTTATTAGAGCAGAGCTAAAATTTTAGTGAGACAGAAAGTGCCAAAAGCCATATAAGCATCATAGTGCTAAAACAACCACCTGATCAATTcatttaacagaaaacaaaagaaaaacaattcatGTGAAGTCATGTTCAAAACAGATTCATTATTTGTGTCATTCATCAAGCAAAAGAATGATAAAAATCACCTacttcagcttctcaaatatggtcatttcaagcttttttttatgttgctgcagctgaatatctctgtgtttcagacaaaacaagcatttttttttcagagtggAGATGGAGACAGGCacatgaagagagaaagaggacaacAAAAGCCCAAAGCAGGAACTGAACTGAGGTCTTTACGTTAGCAAGTTTAAACTAGGGCTCTCAGAAATGTTCATTACTTTCTTACATCTTATAGATTAAATGATCCATTTGAtggataaaaacaataacaaatttatatttaaagctgcaataataGTATTTTGGCCACTGGAGGCAGTGgaacaaactgaaataataatattgacCTTATGAAGTTGTTTTGGCCTCTTTATGCCTCCTTCAGACAATATTAACGTTTGTTTGAAAGCATGTTTCTGGCCATCTGACGTTag includes these proteins:
- the LOC139201817 gene encoding alpha-1,3-mannosyl-glycoprotein 4-beta-N-acetylglucosaminyltransferase C-like, whose translation is MWKFVDKMRCFRKRSMFPFLGFLITFLLFFNLYVDDGFVLEAEKRQLGETLMQPANSARYVHTFRDLSNFSGTINVTYRYLAGIPLPRKKYLTIGLSSVKRKKGNYLLETIKSIFDQSSYEELKEIVVVVHLADFDLVWCENLVQEITRKFAHHIISGRLLVIHTPEEYYPSLDGLKRNYNDPEDRVRFRSKQNVDYAFLLNFCTNLSHFYMMLEDDVRCSRNFLTALKKVITSREGSYWVMLEFSKLGYIGKLYHSRDLPRLAHFLLMFYQEMPCDWLLIHFRGLLAQKDVIRFKPSLFQHMGYYSSYKGAENKLKDDDFEEDSLDIPDNPPASLYTNINVFEYYDATKAYSSIVDEYFWGKPPCTGDFFVIIFNKSAKISRIKIVTGTEDRQNDILHHGALEVGQKSVETKQGRQCASYITLGEFKGGSIEVNNVDHKIGFDIECVRIVVTASQKEWLIIRTISLWTTQPVSQFNK